A window from Nitrospira sp. ND1 encodes these proteins:
- a CDS encoding alpha/beta hydrolase — protein sequence MRMDTLGGLTVRLTGGTDGKGGGNGPLVVLLHGFGAPGDDLVPLSEYLDAPTGTRFLFPEAPISIPMGFGDSRAWWMIDMARIQADRAAGKVRDMSGEIPRGLTEAREHMKVLLDEIQKKLGADPERTVLGGFSQGAMLSCDALLHSTQSYAGLIQLSGTLVAKQEWAPLLTKRKGLPLFQSHGTQDPILPYAMAERLRDEFLQAGVSVDWQPFRGGHEIPEPVLRKLGSFLLKAVR from the coding sequence ATGCGTATGGACACACTCGGCGGCCTCACGGTTCGTCTGACGGGCGGGACCGACGGGAAAGGCGGCGGCAACGGCCCGCTGGTGGTGCTGCTCCATGGTTTCGGTGCGCCGGGCGACGATCTCGTGCCGCTGAGCGAATATCTCGATGCGCCCACCGGGACACGCTTTCTCTTTCCTGAAGCGCCGATTTCAATTCCGATGGGCTTCGGCGATTCGCGCGCCTGGTGGATGATCGACATGGCCCGTATCCAAGCCGATCGAGCGGCGGGCAAAGTCCGGGACATGTCCGGCGAAATCCCGCGCGGGCTTACCGAAGCGCGCGAGCATATGAAAGTGCTGCTGGATGAGATACAAAAGAAACTCGGCGCCGATCCCGAGCGCACGGTGTTAGGCGGCTTCTCACAGGGGGCGATGCTGTCCTGTGACGCACTGCTCCACAGCACTCAGTCCTATGCCGGACTCATCCAGCTCTCCGGGACCCTGGTGGCAAAACAGGAGTGGGCGCCGTTGCTGACGAAACGCAAAGGCCTGCCGCTGTTTCAGAGCCATGGCACGCAAGACCCGATCCTGCCCTACGCGATGGCTGAACGGCTGCGGGATGAATTTCTGCAGGCCGGTGTGTCGGTCGATTGGCAGCCGTTTCGGGGCGGCCATGAAATTCCGGAGCCGGTGTTGCGCAAGCTGGGCAGTTTTCTCTTGAAGGCCGTGAGATAG
- a CDS encoding carboxylesterase, translating to MDPFTLTGADGTTLRGDRVVGKDRQLLFITGFLSKRWGNKSKALAQWCQERGWGFCCFDFRGWGDSGGVWGEYRLLQWLEDAEAVTNLLAGGPPVTIVGNSLGGWLAWLVAQEQPAVEELILIAPAFNMMDLRAAQISNERREQWQATGSMPWDDEPMHREAPIPWHWVEDSQALWSRRLTMPRRVKTTILHGLQDTVIKPDGSWTFVQHLLSQDPEFPIDVLFKTGDHRLSSPDHLETFRQLVSRSR from the coding sequence ATGGATCCGTTTACACTCACCGGCGCAGACGGCACAACTCTCCGTGGCGATCGTGTCGTCGGCAAGGACCGCCAGCTTCTCTTCATCACCGGGTTTCTCTCCAAACGGTGGGGCAATAAGAGCAAGGCGCTGGCGCAATGGTGTCAGGAGCGAGGCTGGGGATTCTGCTGTTTTGACTTTCGCGGGTGGGGCGACTCGGGCGGTGTGTGGGGTGAATATCGCCTGCTGCAATGGCTGGAAGACGCCGAAGCGGTCACGAATCTGTTGGCGGGTGGGCCTCCGGTGACGATCGTCGGTAACTCCCTCGGCGGATGGCTGGCCTGGCTGGTTGCGCAGGAGCAACCGGCGGTGGAAGAATTGATTCTCATCGCCCCGGCGTTCAATATGATGGATCTGCGCGCGGCTCAGATTTCCAATGAGCGGCGTGAGCAGTGGCAGGCCACCGGCTCCATGCCATGGGACGACGAGCCCATGCATCGAGAGGCGCCGATCCCCTGGCACTGGGTCGAAGACAGCCAGGCCCTCTGGAGCCGTCGCCTCACCATGCCGCGTCGCGTCAAGACGACCATTCTGCACGGGCTGCAGGATACAGTGATCAAGCCCGACGGCAGCTGGACCTTCGTGCAGCACCTGCTGTCACAGGATCCTGAATTTCCCATCGACGTCTTATTCAAAACCGGTGATCACCGTCTGAGCAGCCCCGACCATTTGGAGACGTTCAGGCAGTTGGTGAGCCGATCGCGATAG
- a CDS encoding HugZ family protein: MSSTQQHNSGPDSDGPEVPEPSHAERAKTLVYLQQTGGLSTISRKQPGWPFGSVMPYGLDDQGQPLFLISTMAMHTQNLLGDPRASLLVTPPESRTDPLGAARVTLMGSVTRVPKEESAPVRERYLARHANAAYWVDFNDFGFFRMAIADIYFVGGFGSMGWVVPSDYTAAAVDPLADQASGLIREMNEQQTATLLLLARVYGKLEAQQVTMTALDRLGFHLRIKTAERMQGGRVAFTNPVRTAAEVRAGLADMAARAKAGAELVHSL; encoded by the coding sequence TTGTCATCAACGCAGCAACACAATAGCGGGCCGGATTCCGACGGTCCTGAGGTCCCTGAACCGTCCCATGCCGAGCGGGCAAAGACTCTGGTCTATCTACAGCAGACGGGCGGCCTTTCGACCATCTCGCGTAAACAACCAGGCTGGCCCTTCGGGTCCGTCATGCCCTATGGCCTCGACGACCAGGGGCAACCGTTGTTTCTCATCAGCACCATGGCGATGCACACGCAGAACCTCCTGGGCGATCCACGCGCCAGTCTGCTGGTGACGCCGCCGGAAAGTAGAACCGATCCTCTGGGTGCCGCCAGGGTGACGTTGATGGGATCGGTGACGCGTGTGCCGAAGGAGGAGAGTGCGCCGGTTCGCGAACGCTACCTGGCCCGGCATGCTAACGCCGCCTATTGGGTGGACTTCAACGACTTCGGCTTCTTTCGCATGGCGATCGCAGATATCTATTTCGTCGGCGGGTTTGGCTCGATGGGCTGGGTCGTTCCGTCCGACTATACGGCCGCTGCGGTGGATCCACTAGCCGATCAGGCATCTGGGCTGATCCGTGAAATGAATGAACAGCAGACAGCCACGCTGTTGCTCCTGGCCCGGGTGTACGGCAAGCTGGAGGCGCAGCAGGTGACCATGACCGCGCTGGATCGTCTGGGTTTTCATCTGCGCATCAAGACCGCCGAGCGGATGCAGGGGGGACGGGTCGCGTTCACCAATCCGGTCCGCACAGCCGCAGAGGTCAGGGCCGGCCTGGCCGACATGGCCGCCCGGGCGAAGGCCGGGGCCGAACTCGTGCACTCATTGTAA
- the ettA gene encoding energy-dependent translational throttle protein EttA, protein MATNDKQVIFSLVGVGKVYPPKKQVLRDIYLGFYYGAKIGVLGLNGSGKSSLLKIIAGTDPNYVGEITRSKGYSVGLLEQEPQLDLNKTVKEVVEEGKKELVALLHEYEAVSNSMGEAGPDEMEKLIDKQAQLQEKIEAANGWELESELEIAMDALRCPPADQKISVLSGGEKRRVALCRLMIQEPDILLLDEPTNHLDAESVQWLEQHLQQYKGTVIAVTHDRYFLDNVAGWILELDRGSGIPFQGNYTAWLEQKQDRLEKEEKAESKRKKTLEHELEWIRMSPKARQSKGKARLNRYEELVNQKQDQLAADLEIYIPPGPRLGDLVVEAKGISKAFGDNVLYENVEFSLPKGGIVGVVGPNGAGKTTMFRMIIGKEKPDTGTIRIGETVKLGYVDQDRSLDPNKTVYEIISEGQDTIMLGKAEVNARGYCARFNFAGTDQQKKVKDLSGGERNRVHLARMLKEGANLIILDEPTNDLDVNTLRALEEGLEGFAGCAVISSHDRWFLDRVATHIMAFEGDSKVVWYEGNYSEYEADRKKRLGKEADQPHRIRYRKLTRS, encoded by the coding sequence ATGGCGACGAACGATAAGCAGGTGATTTTTTCTCTGGTCGGTGTCGGCAAGGTCTATCCGCCGAAGAAGCAGGTCCTGCGCGACATCTACCTGGGCTTTTACTACGGCGCCAAGATCGGCGTGCTGGGTTTGAACGGATCCGGAAAAAGCTCGTTGCTCAAAATCATTGCCGGGACCGATCCCAACTACGTCGGTGAGATCACTCGCTCGAAGGGCTACAGCGTCGGACTGCTCGAACAGGAACCGCAACTCGACCTCAACAAGACGGTCAAAGAGGTCGTCGAGGAAGGGAAGAAGGAGCTGGTGGCGCTGCTGCACGAGTACGAAGCGGTCAGCAACAGTATGGGCGAGGCCGGCCCCGATGAGATGGAAAAGCTCATCGACAAGCAGGCGCAGCTGCAGGAAAAGATCGAGGCAGCGAACGGCTGGGAGCTGGAAAGCGAACTCGAAATCGCCATGGATGCGCTGCGCTGCCCGCCTGCCGATCAGAAGATCAGTGTGTTGTCCGGCGGTGAAAAACGCCGCGTGGCCCTCTGTCGCCTCATGATCCAGGAGCCGGACATTCTGCTGCTCGACGAGCCGACCAATCACCTCGATGCGGAATCCGTGCAATGGCTGGAGCAGCACCTGCAACAGTACAAGGGCACGGTCATCGCGGTGACGCACGACCGCTACTTCCTCGACAACGTGGCGGGGTGGATTCTGGAACTCGACCGCGGCTCCGGCATTCCCTTCCAAGGCAACTACACGGCGTGGCTCGAACAGAAGCAGGACCGGTTAGAGAAGGAAGAGAAGGCCGAATCCAAGCGCAAGAAAACGCTCGAACACGAGTTGGAATGGATTCGCATGTCGCCGAAGGCCCGGCAGTCGAAGGGCAAGGCGCGTCTCAACCGGTATGAGGAATTGGTCAATCAGAAGCAGGATCAGCTGGCCGCCGATCTGGAAATCTATATTCCGCCGGGACCTCGGCTCGGGGATCTGGTGGTTGAGGCCAAGGGCATCAGCAAGGCCTTCGGCGACAACGTCCTCTATGAAAATGTCGAGTTCAGCCTGCCGAAGGGCGGCATCGTCGGCGTCGTCGGTCCCAACGGTGCGGGCAAGACCACCATGTTCCGCATGATTATCGGCAAGGAGAAGCCGGACACGGGGACCATTCGCATCGGCGAAACGGTCAAGCTCGGTTACGTGGATCAGGATCGGTCGCTCGATCCCAACAAGACGGTGTACGAAATCATTTCCGAGGGACAAGACACGATCATGCTGGGCAAGGCCGAAGTGAATGCCCGCGGCTACTGTGCCCGCTTCAATTTCGCCGGCACCGATCAGCAGAAGAAGGTCAAGGATCTGTCAGGCGGCGAGCGGAACCGCGTGCATCTCGCGCGCATGTTGAAAGAAGGGGCCAACCTCATCATCCTCGACGAACCGACCAACGACCTGGATGTGAACACGTTGCGCGCGTTGGAAGAGGGGTTGGAGGGATTTGCCGGCTGCGCCGTCATCAGCAGTCACGATCGCTGGTTCTTAGACCGTGTCGCCACCCATATCATGGCGTTCGAAGGCGACAGCAAAGTGGTGTGGTACGAGGGCAACTACAGCGAATACGAAGCCGATCGTAAGAAACGGCTCGGCAAAGAAGCCGACCAGCCGCATCGCATACGCTATCGCAAACTGACCAGGAGTTAG
- a CDS encoding patatin-like phospholipase family protein: MSMLRGRTLSRWLAVLALASASCTAIDPPPVSPPEFRPLHTRATLHLGEKELADGRFVGLAFSGGGSRAAVFGAAVMKELDRLGVLQQVDVLSAVSGGALPAASYALEGYRDFSFQNGFVELVGRDFQGAILGPWYTVPQNAIRYALTDRVPAEQVIRVLDDRLFRGATFADLNPSQPILLLNATDALTGDPLVISDERFAALGQPLAPFSIARATYMSAAYPGVLEPLAIPYGQAEGAPSGQPPLLAYDGGAADNLGIRTLMQVVNEALSEQSMADRFPRGCLVVSIDATGRQLNAQRKPLSAAAALLRGHRRNVLELAGIPVSQQDASMFGTFQVGMNGHGGTCRFWHIALRQLPDSDPLGDRVTHIKTNLGLSAEDQAALATAAARLVAKGREEMHQADGWAGFMSARPALLTHP; this comes from the coding sequence ATGAGCATGTTACGGGGACGTACCCTAAGCCGCTGGTTGGCGGTGCTTGCCCTGGCCTCCGCCTCCTGCACGGCCATTGATCCTCCCCCGGTATCGCCTCCCGAATTTCGCCCCCTTCACACGAGAGCCACGCTGCACTTGGGAGAGAAGGAACTGGCGGATGGCCGGTTCGTCGGGTTGGCCTTTTCCGGGGGAGGGAGCCGCGCAGCCGTCTTCGGCGCGGCGGTGATGAAAGAACTCGACCGGCTGGGTGTGCTCCAACAGGTCGATGTGCTGTCTGCGGTATCCGGCGGGGCACTGCCTGCGGCGTCCTATGCGCTGGAGGGCTACCGCGATTTCAGCTTTCAAAACGGTTTCGTGGAGTTGGTGGGCCGCGATTTTCAGGGAGCCATCCTGGGCCCCTGGTATACCGTTCCCCAGAACGCGATCCGGTATGCCTTGACCGATCGGGTTCCAGCCGAACAGGTCATTCGCGTCCTGGACGACCGGCTTTTTCGGGGTGCAACCTTCGCCGATCTCAATCCGTCGCAACCGATTCTTCTGCTGAATGCCACCGATGCCCTCACCGGCGACCCGCTCGTCATTTCCGACGAACGGTTCGCTGCGCTGGGTCAGCCCCTCGCTCCCTTCAGCATTGCGCGTGCGACGTATATGTCCGCCGCGTATCCCGGTGTGTTGGAACCGCTGGCCATTCCTTATGGGCAGGCAGAGGGCGCGCCATCCGGGCAGCCCCCGCTGCTGGCCTATGACGGCGGGGCTGCAGACAATCTCGGGATCCGGACGCTGATGCAGGTGGTGAACGAGGCGCTATCGGAGCAATCGATGGCCGACCGGTTCCCCCGCGGGTGTCTGGTCGTTTCTATCGATGCGACGGGCCGTCAGCTCAATGCGCAGCGCAAACCGCTCTCCGCCGCTGCGGCTCTGCTCAGAGGCCATCGGCGCAACGTGCTGGAGCTGGCCGGGATTCCTGTGTCACAGCAGGATGCGTCGATGTTCGGGACCTTTCAGGTGGGCATGAACGGACACGGCGGGACCTGCCGCTTCTGGCACATTGCGTTACGCCAGTTGCCGGACAGCGATCCATTGGGCGACCGCGTGACCCATATCAAGACCAATCTCGGGCTGTCGGCGGAAGATCAGGCGGCGCTCGCGACCGCAGCGGCCCGGCTCGTGGCGAAGGGCCGCGAGGAGATGCATCAAGCAGACGGTTGGGCCGGGTTTATGAGTGCTCGGCCCGCACTTCTCACGCATCCATGA
- a CDS encoding SDR family oxidoreductase: MTTPVKTRRVFVTGATGYLGARLIPLLLERGHQVTALARPESVRKVPTGCQIVVGNPLESGTFVEQVRGADTFVQLVGVPKPAPWKGPQFRAIDGPSAMAAIRTAREAGVRHMVYVSVAHPAPIMRDYIAVRSECEAAITAAGLVATILRPWYILGPGHWWPLALQPVYRLMEQLPGTRAAALRLGLVTIQEMLIAMTWAIEQPPSGSRVIEVPEIRQLGRSHA; this comes from the coding sequence ATGACGACGCCCGTCAAAACCCGGCGCGTGTTTGTGACCGGCGCAACCGGTTATCTCGGCGCGCGGCTCATTCCGTTGTTGCTTGAACGGGGTCATCAAGTGACCGCCCTGGCTCGGCCGGAATCAGTCCGCAAGGTTCCCACCGGATGCCAGATCGTCGTCGGCAATCCGCTGGAGAGCGGGACGTTCGTTGAGCAGGTGCGGGGTGCCGATACCTTCGTGCAATTGGTGGGTGTGCCGAAACCTGCACCCTGGAAAGGCCCGCAGTTCCGCGCCATTGACGGGCCTTCGGCCATGGCAGCGATCCGTACAGCCCGCGAAGCGGGCGTGCGACATATGGTCTATGTCAGCGTGGCGCATCCGGCTCCCATCATGCGGGACTATATTGCCGTGCGCAGCGAATGCGAAGCGGCGATCACGGCCGCGGGGTTGGTCGCGACGATCCTCAGGCCCTGGTATATTCTCGGCCCGGGTCATTGGTGGCCGTTGGCGCTGCAGCCGGTCTATCGGCTGATGGAGCAGCTCCCGGGAACGAGAGCCGCCGCTCTACGGTTAGGTTTGGTGACAATTCAGGAGATGCTCATCGCGATGACATGGGCGATCGAACAGCCACCGTCCGGTAGTCGGGTGATCGAAGTGCCGGAGATCCGGCAGCTCGGCCGGAGTCACGCATGA
- a CDS encoding SDR family oxidoreductase has translation MKPTVLITGAAGLIGGYLVRTAARWAPQWEVRGVTRAEADLTDSAQVQELWRQCRPSLVIHCAALSRTGACEQDPAQARCINVEATERLAGLARDIPFIFLSTDQVFDGAKGWYVETDAVNPLNVYGQTKAEAEQMVLENPAHSVVRIALTAGTSPTRDRSFVEDMLRTAAKGAKLTLFTDEFRCPIPAGALARALWEFAAQPRAGLYHLGGSERLSRWEIGELLARRYPELRPWIQPGSVADYHGPPRPPDLSMRSDKMQALLSFRLPGFRHWLNGDFSVGDDPWDGSASGDR, from the coding sequence ATGAAACCGACCGTCTTGATTACCGGTGCTGCTGGCCTGATCGGTGGCTATCTCGTCAGGACCGCCGCTCGTTGGGCTCCGCAGTGGGAGGTGCGCGGAGTCACCAGGGCGGAGGCAGACCTCACCGATTCGGCGCAGGTGCAGGAGCTCTGGCGCCAGTGCCGCCCCAGCCTCGTGATTCACTGTGCGGCCTTGAGCCGAACCGGCGCCTGCGAGCAGGACCCGGCGCAGGCCCGATGTATCAACGTGGAGGCGACGGAACGGCTTGCCGGACTGGCACGCGACATCCCCTTTATCTTTCTGTCTACCGATCAGGTGTTCGACGGCGCGAAGGGCTGGTATGTCGAAACGGATGCGGTGAATCCCCTGAACGTGTATGGGCAGACGAAGGCAGAGGCGGAGCAAATGGTGCTCGAAAACCCAGCCCATTCGGTCGTTCGTATCGCGCTGACAGCAGGCACGTCGCCGACCCGTGACCGGAGTTTCGTCGAAGACATGTTGCGAACCGCGGCCAAAGGCGCGAAGCTGACGCTCTTTACAGACGAGTTTCGCTGCCCCATTCCGGCTGGAGCATTAGCGCGCGCTCTCTGGGAGTTTGCGGCTCAGCCGCGGGCGGGCCTCTATCACCTGGGGGGGAGCGAACGGTTGTCTCGATGGGAAATCGGTGAGTTGCTGGCGAGGCGCTATCCGGAACTCCGGCCCTGGATTCAACCCGGGTCAGTCGCTGACTATCACGGCCCGCCGCGTCCTCCGGACCTCTCAATGCGAAGCGACAAGATGCAGGCGCTGCTGTCGTTCCGCCTGCCCGGTTTTCGTCACTGGCTCAATGGTGACTTCTCGGTCGGCGACGATCCCTGGGACGGCTCAGCCTCGGGCGATCGGTAG
- a CDS encoding cytochrome c, with translation MNMGFVKVLIVAIAFAVALPMQSEAGENAPPKAAHPAKGKTLFIKHCAGCHGVQGKGDGYKLLGPDPANLTAPATRKKSDRALLATIHEGKPNMPSWKGLLSERDIRNVLAYIRTLPH, from the coding sequence ATGAACATGGGTTTCGTCAAAGTGCTGATCGTCGCGATAGCCTTCGCAGTTGCACTCCCGATGCAATCCGAGGCCGGCGAGAATGCTCCCCCGAAAGCGGCTCACCCTGCAAAGGGTAAGACGCTCTTCATCAAACACTGCGCCGGATGTCACGGAGTCCAAGGCAAAGGGGATGGATACAAACTACTGGGGCCCGATCCCGCAAATCTCACGGCACCGGCGACCAGAAAAAAATCCGACCGTGCCCTGCTGGCAACCATCCATGAGGGCAAACCGAACATGCCGTCCTGGAAAGGCCTTCTCTCCGAACGCGACATTCGAAACGTGCTGGCGTACATTCGCACCTTGCCTCACTGA
- a CDS encoding DUF1295 domain-containing protein: protein MTARDPLSLLITAWAASAALMVLLWLVERRRRNASIADVGWCYGLALVVWWYAGSAAGEPARRLLVALMIFLYAVRLGTHVLIDRVWRKQEDGRYRALRHQWGAHESSRMFWYFQLQAAAIAFFSLPPLVVMQNPHPPFHFWDLIGFLWWAAAVTGEAVADWQLAAFRSKPWNTGRVCRIGLWRYSRHPNYFFEWLHWWSYVWMALAIPTGGWGLTLIGPMVMGVALLKVTGIPWTEAQSMASRGEEYAEYQRTTNAFFPWFPRRS, encoded by the coding sequence ATGACAGCGAGAGATCCCCTGTCCCTCCTCATCACCGCCTGGGCTGCGTCCGCAGCCTTGATGGTCCTGCTCTGGTTAGTCGAACGCCGCAGACGTAACGCGTCCATTGCCGATGTGGGATGGTGTTACGGGTTGGCACTGGTGGTGTGGTGGTACGCAGGCTCCGCCGCGGGAGAACCGGCCAGGCGCTTGCTGGTGGCGTTGATGATCTTTCTCTATGCCGTCCGCCTGGGCACTCACGTGCTCATCGACCGGGTGTGGCGCAAGCAGGAGGATGGGCGGTATCGGGCTTTGCGCCATCAATGGGGCGCGCACGAGTCCTCGCGCATGTTCTGGTATTTCCAGCTCCAGGCTGCCGCCATCGCGTTTTTTTCTCTCCCGCCGCTTGTGGTCATGCAGAACCCCCATCCGCCGTTTCATTTTTGGGACCTGATTGGATTTCTCTGGTGGGCTGCGGCGGTCACGGGTGAGGCCGTGGCCGATTGGCAGCTGGCTGCGTTTCGCAGCAAGCCGTGGAATACCGGTCGTGTGTGCCGGATCGGTCTGTGGCGCTATTCACGGCATCCCAACTATTTTTTCGAATGGCTGCACTGGTGGAGTTATGTGTGGATGGCGCTGGCGATTCCTACGGGAGGCTGGGGCCTGACGCTGATCGGTCCCATGGTCATGGGCGTAGCGCTGCTGAAGGTCACCGGCATTCCCTGGACGGAAGCGCAGAGCATGGCAAGCCGTGGTGAGGAATATGCGGAGTATCAGCGAACGACCAACGCGTTCTTTCCCTGGTTTCCGCGACGGTCTTAA
- a CDS encoding tol-pal system YbgF family protein — protein MNRVAAWIIPSLLLVLPACGPDQAALLLETAQFEERQTNRAHAKELYEEIVRQYPDSPVAKTARARLTELTDKP, from the coding sequence ATGAACAGAGTCGCTGCCTGGATCATCCCGAGTCTCCTCCTGGTCCTGCCCGCCTGCGGTCCCGACCAGGCTGCGCTGCTGCTGGAGACGGCCCAGTTCGAAGAACGCCAGACCAATCGAGCGCACGCAAAAGAACTCTACGAAGAAATCGTCCGTCAGTACCCAGACAGCCCCGTCGCGAAAACGGCGCGTGCACGACTGACTGAACTCACCGACAAACCGTAG
- a CDS encoding transcriptional regulator, which produces MFSPEQTPRRRIIELLTGTLLSSHQLAQLLGMPERQVEDHLTHIVKTLSRDPARTFLLEPSECQDCTYVFRDRTRLTRPSRCPRCRSEAITSPRYGIREEDRA; this is translated from the coding sequence ATGTTCTCCCCCGAACAGACACCGCGACGGCGAATCATCGAGCTGCTGACCGGCACATTGTTATCTTCCCATCAATTGGCTCAGCTCCTCGGCATGCCGGAACGCCAGGTGGAGGACCATTTGACGCACATCGTGAAAACCCTGTCTCGCGATCCCGCGCGGACATTCCTGCTTGAACCGTCGGAATGCCAGGATTGCACGTACGTCTTCCGCGATCGAACCAGACTCACCCGTCCCAGCCGCTGCCCGCGCTGCCGCAGCGAGGCCATTACATCCCCGCGATACGGCATCCGCGAGGAAGACCGCGCGTAA
- a CDS encoding TldD/PmbA family protein, whose protein sequence is MSGPLWDELAELALSRVRAAGVEYADIRLLDTTTRTISGEDRRIAHIRESTDRGFGIRVLHRGAWGFAASSVISLEEIPRVADLAVEIAKGSASLAITKVHLAPEPVHRDRIVTPCRLDPFAVPLEEQTSLLLSTMDVIQRHQGVVRSHASFWAQRDRKLFVSTEGSHLEFSLLAVQGECSATAVQDGRFATRSFNSPHLRMGYELIRDTDFASEGARIAEQAVEKVRAPVIEAGRYDLVLDPEHLSLTMHESCGHPSELDRALGYEANYAGTSFLTPDKRGTYRYGSSHVNLVADNTEPHTLAATGYDDDGVSCQKWDIVREGLFVGYCTNREVAPRINEERSRGSNRADSWGSVPMVRIANIGLEPGTATLDELLADVKRGIYIEGHGSYSIDQRRYNFQFGGDAFWLIENGRRTHMVRDVIYHGITPEFWGRCDGVADRSHRRRYGFITCGKGQPGQSGWMTHAASHARFRRVDVIAGEAKANE, encoded by the coding sequence ATGAGTGGACCGCTGTGGGACGAGTTGGCCGAATTGGCGCTGTCTCGTGTGCGCGCGGCCGGGGTCGAGTATGCGGATATTCGTCTGCTCGATACGACGACGCGGACGATCAGCGGTGAAGACCGGCGCATTGCCCACATACGCGAGAGCACCGATCGTGGGTTCGGCATTCGGGTGCTGCATCGAGGCGCCTGGGGATTTGCGGCCAGCTCCGTCATTTCCCTCGAAGAAATTCCACGTGTGGCGGACCTCGCCGTAGAAATTGCCAAAGGATCGGCCTCGCTCGCCATCACGAAGGTACATCTGGCGCCTGAGCCCGTGCATCGCGATCGTATCGTCACTCCCTGTCGACTGGATCCCTTCGCGGTTCCTCTGGAAGAACAAACGTCGTTGCTGCTGAGCACGATGGATGTCATTCAGCGACACCAGGGCGTCGTCAGAAGCCACGCCAGTTTCTGGGCCCAACGTGACCGTAAACTCTTTGTCTCTACCGAAGGCTCCCATCTTGAGTTCAGCTTGCTGGCGGTGCAGGGTGAGTGCAGTGCCACAGCGGTTCAGGATGGACGTTTTGCCACGCGTTCGTTCAACAGCCCGCATTTACGCATGGGGTATGAGTTGATCCGCGACACCGATTTTGCGAGCGAAGGCGCGCGCATCGCCGAGCAGGCTGTGGAGAAGGTGCGGGCGCCGGTGATCGAGGCCGGGCGATACGATCTGGTGCTCGATCCGGAGCATCTGTCGTTGACGATGCATGAGTCCTGTGGACATCCCAGTGAATTGGATCGCGCGCTCGGCTACGAGGCGAATTACGCCGGTACGAGTTTTCTGACACCGGATAAACGCGGCACCTACCGGTATGGTTCGTCTCACGTGAACCTGGTGGCCGACAACACTGAACCGCACACGTTGGCGGCGACGGGGTACGACGACGATGGAGTGAGTTGCCAGAAGTGGGACATCGTGCGGGAGGGACTCTTCGTCGGGTACTGCACGAACCGCGAGGTGGCGCCGCGTATCAACGAGGAGCGTTCACGCGGATCGAACCGGGCCGATAGTTGGGGGAGCGTGCCGATGGTGCGTATTGCGAACATCGGGCTGGAGCCGGGCACGGCGACGCTCGATGAACTCTTGGCCGATGTGAAGCGGGGCATCTACATCGAAGGTCACGGCTCCTATAGTATCGATCAGCGACGATACAATTTTCAGTTCGGGGGCGATGCGTTCTGGCTGATTGAGAACGGTCGCCGCACGCACATGGTGCGGGATGTGATCTATCATGGCATTACCCCTGAGTTTTGGGGCCGATGCGACGGCGTCGCCGATCGCAGCCATCGTCGCCGGTATGGATTCATTACCTGCGGCAAAGGCCAACCGGGCCAATCGGGCTGGATGACCCATGCCGCCTCCCATGCCCGGTTCAGGCGGGTGGATGTCATTGCCGGAGAAGCGAAGGCCAACGAATGA